The Setaria viridis chromosome 9, Setaria_viridis_v4.0, whole genome shotgun sequence sequence AGAtggccatcccgccgccgctggcgaggaggagcggccgCCGGCCGATGCGGTCGAGGAGCAGCGTCGAGATCGGGATGAAGAAGGTCTTGCACGCGCCGACCGCCATGGACGCGCCCAGCGAGTTGGTCTTGGACTTGATGCCCGCCCGCTCGAACACCCGCGGGCTGTACATCACCACGCAGTCCACGCCGGTGGCCTGCTGGATGAACATGAGCCCGAGCCCGGCCATGAGCATGCGCCGCACGGGGCGTGACGGGTTGATGAGGAGCTCCTTCCACACCCCGTCGCCGCGGGAGCCCTTGTTGTTGGCGCGGACGAtggcggcgacgtcgtcggcgtcggACACGCCCTCGGGGATCCCGACCACCTTCTTGATGTCGAGCAGCcgctcctcggcctcggcgggcGAGTCGGAGGTCTTCAGCAGGACGCGGCGAGCGTCGTCGATACGGCCCCGCATGACGAGCCACCGGGGCGACTCCGGCATGGCGAGGACGGCGACGCCGAGGAAGACCGGCGgcacggcgccgacgaggaACATGGCGCGCCAGCTGAGGTGGACAGGGAGGCGCGCGAAGGCGAAGTTGGAGACGTAGCCGAGGAGGATGCCGAAGTTGTTGAACACCTCCGGGAAGGATGTGAGGAAGCCGCGGGCGGAGGTGGGCGCGACCTCGGCGGTGTAGACGGGGGCGATCATGAGCGCGAAGCCGACGCCGATGCCGGCCACGAAGCGGCCGACCATGAGGAGCGCGTAGTCCGGGGCCAGGCCCATGAGAAGCGCGCCCGTGAAGAAGATTGCGGCCGCCAGCACCATGGTGTAGCGCCGGCCGAGCCAGTCGGAGGTGAagccggcggcgagcgagcCGAAGAGCGAGTAGATGTTGATGACGCCGGCGAGGATCTCTATCTGCGTGTCCGTGATCTTGAGGTCCTCCTTCATGAACAGCTGCGCGCCGCTCATCACCGAGATGTCTGTTGGGTGAGACCGTTAGAGAACGTTGTTAGCATGCATCATCTAACAGCTGGTGTAAACAAGATACGTGCTGTGCATGAACGTGCGAGGTGGGAAATGCACGCTCTCTGTTCGTACTGGGCTAGAACGCACGCACCATAGCCGAGGAGGACGGAGTTCATGGAGGCGAGCAGGGCGGAGGCGAAGGCGTACTTGTTGATGGGCGCGCGCTTCGccggcgccacggcggccgggacggcgtcggcgtccgTGCTCATGGCCAAAGCGTCGGTGTAGATCTACCGGAAGCGTGTTGTGTGTCAGTTTGGCACTAGTTCTCTCTACCGGGGTTGTCCTGTGTGCCGGGCTctgtcctcctcctctcctgtcTCGCGCTCGATTATTGTTGTACCAGCGAATGCCGGAGCACCGTGCCCTCTCACTCCTCGCTGAGCTCTTGCCTAGTACCAGCCGCGTGAGGTGCAGGACAGGAGGGGGGGTGCGGGAGTGGTCCTTGTGTGTGGTGCCTGGCTGCCTAGTCCTTGGCCCTGTTATATAGGGAGCATCCGCGACTGATGTATAAAAGAAGAGGAGTGGATGGCAATCAGTGGCCTTTCAGTGTCGAGGCAGATCACGTTCTACAAGAGTACAGACGGTCTGTGGCTGCACTGTTCTCTGTTCTCTTCGGATACACGATAGCCGTTGTACTTATACCCACAGCGTACGGTCCCACAAAGCCAGTGACGGGTCGCGCCATGTCACGGCGACGACCCAGTCAACCGTCAGTGGTGCGGATCACCAGAGAATGGCGGAAGAAAGCTCCAAGTGTTCGATTAGCAGACAGGTTTCTGAAAGAGATGAGTATTTATTACTAGCAGGCAATCAGATCCTAGTACTGTACATAGTTCAACTGCTAACACGCCTGGTATACATCCTAGTAGTTAATCCGTGCCGAGTATCAACCGTACGGTACGGGGCTGCACACATTTTACTGTCACGCTGGGCCCGGTGTTAATCAGGTGCCTAATCTCATGGACGCCTCCATGAGAAACCTCCGCGCCCAGTGGAACGGCGAGCTCGCGCTCGCTCGTTGCTCTCCGATGATCCACTGCGTCAAGCGCCGTCACCCTTGCATCCTCCGGCACCAGGGCGCCACGATCGCGTGCCGTGCCACCACCCACCTCGTCGCTGTCCCGTTTCCCGGCTCGTCGATACAGACAGCACACCTCTTGCGCGCCGCCCACGCCCGGTTCCCGAGGTTATTCGCCACCACGAACTCGCTCCCATCATCCCATGTTTCACCCGAGATGGTAAAACGACGCCACCTTCGGTTACCTCTGTTCCGGGGTAATCAAGCACAGGTTGCTACGACATATAGCAGATCGATTTTCCATGTGACCGGGACTCCACGGACTCTCAAGTGCTTATTGTTCGAGAGTTGTGATGGGGACTCGTGGAGCCGATTTTCTACTCGTCGTCACGTCGATTTTGACATCAGAACGCACCCGCCCTAGCTACCCTAGCCCGCCTCTTTGCTAGTTACACAGCTACCACCAGTTTCTATATGTGCTACGACATCAACCGGTCTATCTCGAACTCGTACGCCCAAGCGTAATCCTCGCGCTTTTATTGTGTCCATACAGTGATCAGgatcttcagaaacagcctgaTCAAGTTGTGTACGCGTTGAGCTCGCTCGTGACTCCCGGCAATGCCACACCCTGACCGTTTCGTAGCCACGAACTAAGGCAAAGCTTCCGGCAATCCAGCGGTCCAGCCTTGAAAGATCGCAGCACGCAGAAGCCTTTAGATAGTGGTGCGGTGCACATCTATGGCTATGGCCTATGGGCTATATGGCCATGGCAGGCAGACGAAGCTTCTTTATTCTGGTCCGCTGTTCATCGCCATTCGGCGATCGACGAGCCAAAACGATGTTGCGCACACTGCTCTTCCTCTTTGCTGGGAACTGGCATCGACAAGTTACCTTTGTTAGTTACCTTGTTGAGTGCAAGTTAATCAAGGTAACTGGCATCGACAAGTGCCTGTGTGGTCGGAGGCGGCCAAGCCCCGCGAGAAAACCGGAGGAGAGGCTCCAACGCAAATGGAGCAGACGGGAGTGGTGGTCCATGAAAGCGCAGCGCCGAGCGCTCTCCGCATCTGGGCACTGTGGACTCGCCGTGCCGAGCGAGAGCGACGCGACGTCgcgacagcgccgccgcccgccccaggGCAGCGACAGACGCGGCTCTCGCCTGCCGTGCCCGGGTTCATCTCACGCCCTTGTCCATTTTCGCCATTACTGACGCTTGGCGCTTACTCCACCGCTTTTAATTGCTCCCGGTTCTTTTCACGGCGATCCATCTCTCGCCGGAGATCGCGTCCGGACGGCTCCACGCCGGTGAGGTAGCTGCGCCGGCTATTTGACTACTCGCAGGGGATCCCGTCAGAATCTTGCCTCtgaattcagagtttcagactagCCACACCGGTTATTCTGTTGCGTCAGGGCTCGAGAGGCGAGGCCGCGAGAGCCCGTTGAGCTCGTACCTACCTCGCCTCGGACACGGGAAATAAAGAGCGACCACGACGTAAAAATCTGACACTTACGTCGGGCCTGCCACTAGGGGCAGCTCGCGCCAGTTGCTCCCGAACACGTTGCCTCCGAGTTCACTATCGGCGTCAGCTTTTTCCAAGGTAGCAGATTGGAAGAAAATCGATGATCCATTGATGTTTAAAATTTGCTATCTTGTGGTTCAACTTTAACAGCACGTTACTCCACCCACATTGTagtattttctttctttttaatctGAGGGTGCAGTTCTGAAGCAATCCTTTTACGCGGTTACTGCTTCTATCAATAAAACTTTGGTATCTGAAGATGCCACTCTGCCGGGATTAGGTTGCCATCATGCCTAGCATTGGTAGTTACTTTAGTCAAGAAATCGGCCCTACCTCCGGGCCTACGACGAGGATGACATTTAGGCACGCGCTGCTCTCTTCTGCTGAGGTAGAGGAAGCAGGACCCAAAATATCTTGGACTGATGATCCAACTCCTGTGAAACAGTCTGGATTCAGTGGTGAGATTCTGAAAGTGTCAGCCCACACCAACAGTGGACAccttggggtgtttggttcttcagtcccttctaaaattcctgtcattcgaatatttaaataataattaagagtattaaatatagactaattacaaaaatcaattgcatagatggggctaattcgcgagacgaatctattaaacctaattagtccatgatttgacaatgtgatgctacagtaaatatgtgctaatcatggattaattaagcttaatagattcgtctcacgaattagccttcatatgtgcaattagttttataattaactcatatttagttctcctaattattCTCCTAAAATTTGATGCGACATGAACTAGACTTTAGCTAAGGATCCAAACGCGCTCTTAGTTTGACGAGCACAGTAAACATCATTTCTCTGGGACGAAGAAAAGATTGGCAGGACACCGGGACGCAACAGTAGCAAACTTGTTTTCAGTGGGGGCAGGCGAATCAGAACTAGTTTGATTTTTAATCGATCTGATGGATCAACTGTTACCTGACTTTATCCTGCAGCCTTCATCACGATGTGTTGATGTCTGATTGGCGTAGCAATGGACAAGTTAGCCGACGTCCAGAAAGAGGTCGTAGATGTGGCTTTGGTCCGAGGCGAAGGATGCGATTCATTCAACCATCAACAGCACTAGGTCGTTTCTTGCATCACCTGGCCATTCTTGGCATGCTACAAGAAAGTGCTTATGCTCCAACTACGTGCACACAATACCAATTCGAGCAATGGCCATGAGGATGATAGATCCAGGGATACTCGAGTTGCAATTGGCCTCCGGATGCCGTGGAAGCATCACCGTTCTTGAGCGATCAAAAGATGTCCAGGTGGCACAACTATATTCTGTGTCGGGGCTTAAAGACAGGCGCAAGGgcatcaaaattcaaaaacGAGCCAAAAGGAGGGTTCCGGTTTGCTTTAGCGCGTTTGCTCTTTTTGATCGTGCCCTTTTCAGCCCTCTGATCGTCCTTTTGCTGTGATGTGTGCGTGGTGTGGCGGCGTGTGCGTGGCTCTGTCTTTGATGCTGATCCACGCTTCCTCTCTCCAGGCATGTGTTTCCTGTGTTCTTGAGCCCAAAAAAGAACGAAGAAAGTAGCAGTGCGTCCATGACTTCAGAGCTGCCATTATCCCAGCAAAGTAACAGGATAAGCAAAATCCGAAGGACGTGCTTCTGATGATTCCTAAGAAAAAATCTTATCCTATGATGATGTcgatcattcttttttttttttttttttatcattctGAGCCCCAACGCACAGTGATTGGATGCAGTGCAGAGAAAGCAGACGATGGCTGCTAGGAGATGCGGATCATGATTCACGCATGATGATCGAGCCCAAAAGCTTGAGGAAAAGAGGGGGAGCTCGCAGCCACTTCTGGAACCCCGTGGCCAGACTGAACTCGACACGCAAGGCCCCGGCAGCTTTCAGTACTTGTCCATCAAAGAGGATTATGCGCCACGCACCAATAATGCCGGAGCGATCAAGAGCGCTATCAGGAATTTCATAATCAGATCACGCGCGAGCTTAGCAAGTTACTAGTACGCGGCCGTGGAAAGCCAAGAAGCCTAAAGCTTGGTTCGTTTAAACAAAAATTAAACAAGCCTAAAGCTGATTAGAGTTTGGATAAGCAATCGGTGCGTGCGGGTTCAACCGAACAGAGAGCAAAACGGACCGAGCCACCCATCCAATCGCGCGAACCCATCATCCGGCTGCGATGCGATGCAACCCATACCCATCCTGGGTTCATGTAATATCATCGGATCACCCTCGATCTGGTTGGAGAGCCGGCCGGCAAAAGTGCCCGGCGAGAGGGATCGCTAACCCGAGTGGCTCCTGCACTAACAGCCGCTTCCACATCATCTCGTCTCGTCTCACATATCATATATCAAATCATATCATCGCGCGCCTAACTCAGTACGGGCGTGGGATGCGCACGCGTGCACACAATGGCCTTTTTGCTCCGATCCCGCGCCAGCCCGCCGTCAGATCAGCCCGTCGTCAtcttcgtcttcatcttcttgtGTTGCCTGCCGCTGGGGAAGAGGAAAAAGGTTGGTCGCGCAGCGCGTGCTGTGTATATCACGCTTGCCTGCAGCAGTCTTCACTGTTCAGGGTATTCAATGGCGGGTGAGCTTGATACATCTCATGTGAAGTTAGACCTGCAGACGAACAGGTTACAGGTATCTGTCGTTTCCACGCGCCATTAGGGCCTAGGGCGTACCGCCACCGATTTCGTTCTTCTTGTAAAGGCTGTTAGGAAATGCGACGATCATCTGTGTACTGTTACAGGTGCCTTTAATTTTGTACCCTTTCAGTGCCTTTCGTCAGCGTCTCACCGCTGGTGCAGGGCCGAGATGGGTCGTCCTCACCAGTGGGAGGGCCTTTTTCAAACCATCATGAAGGGGTTGCATCCGGTTCTGTACTTTTCATTTAAGTTTAGGGGGTgttctaaaattcctatcacatcaaatgtttaggtactaattaggagtattaaatatagattaattacaaaaccaattgcacagatggagattaatttgcgagacgaatctattaagcctaattagttcatgatttgacaatgtgatgctacagtaaacatgtgctaatcatggattaattagacttaatagattcgtctcgtgaattaacttccatatgtgtaattagttttataattagctcatgtttattcctaattagcctccgaatattcgatgtgacatgaattttagtctgaACTAGAGATCTAAACACCCACTAAGTGCCTTACTGGAGAATTGTGCATTTAAGCTAGCTCTCATTCTTTCACAGTTAGACACTGAAAACATATCCTGTGACGAAACTTGCAAACCTACTGGGTGACCTGCGTTTCAAAATCTTACTCGTGATCTTCATATTGCAGTCATGAGTCATGTACCGGCGCAACATTTTTAAAGTAGTACTCACCCCGTTCtaaaaatgtaggtcgttttgaattttctaggtatataGATGTTACTATGCACAACGTTTTTAAAGTAGTACTCACTCCGTTCtaaaaatgtaggtcgttttgaattttctaggcAGATAGATGTTACTATGCATCTCAATATAGagttatgtctaaatacatagtaaaatctataaGCTCGTTTGGACTGCTGCCTGCGTGCGCCCCGCTAAAGTTTTGGTCGTTGACCGAATGGGAGCTATGTATTTGGATGACGACCAATGTTTGGCGCGCCCACGCCAGAAGACACCTGCCAGTTCATTTTCTACGCCAATTACGGATGAAGTGCACGCAGCAGGATCTGTTGGTGTTTAAACCCCACAACCTATCGaaggggtgcccgaggtagtgttttcgTTAgtgggctcgccgagatcaggaactcgaaaaTAAACgcaaacacacaatttagacaggttcggaccactgaatagcataatactctacgtcttgtgtgttggttggattgaattgctctGGAGtctctgcctcaccttatattgccgggggtagagTTACAGGTCGATTGGTTAGAAGAATAatagtcgaattcgactagaggagttctactcgtATTATTACGAGTACTTTTCCtgatcctcgactagttcctgtctttccacgtagactacgcagTTCTGCGTCATAGTCTCTATGTTAgatgtgtctcggtgtccagtcctatatttaggactatccaaaccttctgtgggttcatagatgtatgtacaacagGATCCTCCGCCAATATTTTGGCGAGCCTTCTATTGGCGCGGCACTATCCGACGTAAACCAAACATCCCCTATGTacatagaaaagtcaaaacgacgtACCGAGAGAGTATGAGAGTGCTAAAATTTTGGCATCCCGAGGGCAAGcaaaaaaacttgctaaaattTTGGTGGGATAAATGAGAGATATTGGCAAAATGGCCAAAACTTTAGCAAGCCAAAATTTTGACGTACAGTAAACCAAGCAAGCCCTAGATATCAAATAAAGTTGCGCCGGTTGCGCCCTTCTCCATTTCTCCATCTGAAGCTGCGTATGTTCTCTAAATTCAAACAGCTCTTTTCATAGGGAAAAGGCTACTGCAAAACAACTTGGTAACCTTAAAGTGCAGAACCACATCAACAGGGTGCACCTGTCTtgggaggagaaaaaaaaatccaataagGTACAAGGCTCTTATGGTGTGGGCACAAGATACTGTAATCCGAGGCAGGAATATCTAATCCAACAATATCTCAATACCATTACTGGGACAGATTCCAGGTCCACCCAAAATGCGAAACCAACGACACTGAGGCAAACACGAATGAAACCGTGACCACGACGAGCATATACGGCTCGTGTCCCGGAGCACTGTGGAGCTGATGAAGAAATTAAAGCTTGACAACAATGCCTCAATTTGACACCACGCACACACTCGGATAGTGAGCTAGCGGATTGCCGAATTCAGATCGGATTCCCTCCTCTCATATTCTGCGGCAAAAGTGCTGCCGCCATGCTTCGCATCTTGCGTCGCCGTCTTACCAAGATCACGCCGGAATCAATCATCTCTCTGCTCGCaagtttttggtttttttagcaAGATGTTCGCAAGTTCTTGTGGTTTAGCATCGACGTGTAGGTGATGGGTTGGGCCATTGGACACGTGATTTAGCCCAAGCCCATGTTGCGTTTTTCTTAGGCCTATCAGTCAGGAAGGAAGTCGCCAATCTAGCTAGAATGGGCCAAGAATGGAATCGACGCCATCATTCATACATAGCCCACCCGGTGGAATATCAAAATCTGGTCGCCTCGTCTCGCTTTCAACCACGTGATTGATTTGGCAGATCGCGATTTTTCAGCAAGTCTCCCCCGATTTCTTGCTTCCACTGGCCGTACCGCCGCCGTAGCagctgcctccgcctccgcgcccggcGCGATGCGGCCGTGACGCCGCCGGGCCCGGGGGGAGCGTGTGGAGCCGCGCGTCgctcgccggcagcggcaggtcTGCCTCAATCACTCGCCCCTCCCCATCCCTCTCTGTGAAAAGCTTCCTTTTGCTGCGGGCTATGGCCATGCCTGTCCTCTTCGCGTGAGCGCATGTTGCATGCCAGGTGTTTGCGGAAATGCGCGTGTCGCATTTGATTTTCTTCTCACGGTTCGGCCACCTCTCTAGCTGATACGCCATCTTTTTTGTTTAAGCGATGCTGTGGTGTGCATCAGATAAACTATTGAGCTCGCCGTTGAATGCTCAATATTAACGCACCACGCGTTTAGTGCCTGTGCGTAGTTTATTCCGCAGAGCTGCATATCACAGCTGCAAATGCACGCAGGTACCTCTACCTGCTACCAAGTCGTGGCTACCATTTAATGGCTAAGCCATTttagaaagaagaaggaaaaagatgcaGAGAACCTTAGAAAGCGAAAAGGAGAAAGGAATTCTTTGAAGGCTCTAGACTTGCAAAGCAACAAAGGATGTCAACACTTGACAGGACAGCCGGTGGTACACTGTGACGTGATATGAGGTGCCAAACCACGAGATTTCTGtgattttagtttttttttctaaatccaGTAGTCCAGCCCCAGCCATAAATAGGTTTCTCTATTTTGATTTCGCACGCCTCGTCTTTTGTGCCTCTGCTATTCCTCCTCAGCAGCCCTCTCAGCGGCTCAGCGCAGCTGCGCCTGCTATGGATTCCAAAGCCATGTTAGATTTCTTCTACCTTCACCATCCTTTTCCCTTGCATCAGTGTCTTCCGTTCTCTTCTGTTCCCCTGTGCTGTTTGTTAGCTTCTCGTTGTGCTTAAGTGTTTCTGTAATCCATTGTTGAGAAAGCAAGTAGAAAGGGTGCAGGGAAAGGTTCAATGTATTTTACCAGGATTTGTTGTTCACATATCTTGTCTGGTTGGGTGTATGATTCTCCCTGCCCCCCGTTTTCTCTTGTCTTGAGAGAATAATGATCTTATGCTTCTTGTGCAGGGAGGCATTTGTGGCCAGTCAGGCCCCCATCTACATGAATCAGGCTCCTCCACATGTATGTATGCATGCTCATGAATTGGCTTCTTTTGCAGCTATTCTTACACCTTTTACCTCTGGTTTATAGCATTTGATTGGTTTGAGGTGAGATTTAGATCTGGTGAGGATCAGTGTCTAGTTCTTAAACCTTGGCCGTTGATTTTTATAGTGCAATTTCTTTATATGAGTCATACTTTGCCATGCCCAATAAGGCAATAAcctttgttgaaagtttaggtGTTCAGATCAATCATGCTTTTGTGGTTATCTGAGCTTAATTGCTGCAAGTCCATGCACATAATACTATAATAGTACTGAGTGAGCAATttgtttttaacaaaaaaataatttctttCAGGCTCAGCCATGTTCTCCATTATCATGTGTTTGTTTGGCAATCGAGAGTTGAAAATTATAAACTAACACTAGGGCGCACAAGCAATATGAATGATGCAATGTGACAAGTGTACATTTTATCAGCTGCTGTTATGCAAGCCAGAACAgtaaatgcatgttgacatcAAATTATCTGAATGCGTTGAGAGTTAGAATCTAAATCTTActaacattttttatatttccTTAGATATATTTCTGTGATCACGTTATGCACTCCACAAGAGAGCATGACAAGTTGTAATTTCTCTGTGTGCAGATGTCTAGACCATCTATTATTCTCAAGCTCATTTTGGGGCTGATCTGGGGCATCATCCACTTGGCAATCAGCCTTTTTAATATATGGTCTCTTCTGATTTATAATCTAGAATGCTATATTATTTCGTCTGGGTTGTTGCGGAAGTATCGGTACCTCCACCTGGATCGACTGAAGTACTTGGCTATTGTGGTGGATAGCAAAGAAGCTAAAAATACCGTGAAGATCAGGCAGCTATTGTGCTGGCTCTCAACTATGGGTGTGAAGTATATATGTCTCTACGACATTGAGGGTAAGACAAATGAGTTCATCATTTGAATTTCTAGGATATGTGATTTCAGTTTGAAGTTCATCCTTGGTTGCTAATCTACCTATATGATAATTTCTTTTGTGTAAATGAACATGCTTTATAAGAACTTAAGTGATTTTAAGCAGCAATATTGGGCTATTACAATACTTGAGAGTTGGGACAGTGGTAGAGTGAACAAAACTAACTGCCCTGTTGCTCTTAGGCATCGTCTTCTGATGTTTTAAGTTATAGATGCatgtactctctctctctttttctcgaGACCTGTGGGCTCTATCTAGCACACATAAGATTTATTATCTTACTATTATATGTTGCATCATAGGAGTCCTGAAGAAATCATTTGAACCGGCTATGAAGGGTTCAAGAGATGGGAAGGCAGGAGAATATTTGGTAACTTACAATATTAAGCTTCTCTTACTTTGTGCATATTCTCTGCTAGTTGGCTTGTTGATTGTTTTTACTGTTAATATGTATCACTGTTTATGGCAACATGCAGGGTATTAGTGCAAGCATTTCACACTCTGGCCACAAAGATTTGGTAATAGAGTGTGTTTCTGGTTCTGATGGCAAGGAGGGTATTGCTAAAGCAGCCAGTTTACTTTGCTCAACTTACTTAAATGGTGATACTCATGGAGATGGCAAAAAGGAGCCAACATTTACAGAAGCTGACATGGCCAGTGCGCTGAAAGCTGTAGGTATGCTTGGAAAACTTTCCTTGTTTTCATGTTTCACGCATGCTCTGCTTGATGTTACTTATGTATCATTGGTTAGTGATTACTATATTATCATAACACAAGGAGCATCTAAGTTCTGGTTTCATCTTAGGTTGTGGTGGACCAGAACCTGATCTTCTTCTCATGTATGGTCCTGCTAGATGTCATTTAGGCTTTCCTGCATGGAGATTACGGTATACTGAAATTATGTAAGTTTTCCACCAACACATTAATTAATATTTCTGGTTTCTGATTGAGAAATTATGTAGCATCGATAGTTTATTTCGACAACTGAGAGATctctaaaattttctttttgcaggcATATGGGACCACTAAAATCAATGAAATACGGTGCCATTGTGAAAGCTTTATATAACTTTTCGAAGAAATACCAAAATTATGGTAAGCTTGGGTTTTTCAACTTTGAATTGTTCTGCAGCAAAACCAACCATGACCATTACCATTATCTGCAATTTTATTTTAATGTAAACATTTTAGCCTGTGACATTTATCCTGACTCTATGTCACAAAGGCTTCAAAAGGGAGTCGAGCTAGTTTTGACTTGAGTTGCCTCTGTTATCATTTTTGCTGATAGGATAGGTTACACTAACTTGGTTGCACATGCAAGTTATGTTTGGTCTGCTTTGTAACATGTGCCTATGTGCTGACAACACTACTCAGTAGTTCCTACATTTCACCATTGTGTATCCAGATGTTTAATGTGTTGATATGTTACAAAGAAAATGTAC is a genomic window containing:
- the LOC117840731 gene encoding putative polyol transporter 1, giving the protein MSTDADAVPAAVAPAKRAPINKYAFASALLASMNSVLLGYDISVMSGAQLFMKEDLKITDTQIEILAGVINIYSLFGSLAAGFTSDWLGRRYTMVLAAAIFFTGALLMGLAPDYALLMVGRFVAGIGVGFALMIAPVYTAEVAPTSARGFLTSFPEVFNNFGILLGYVSNFAFARLPVHLSWRAMFLVGAVPPVFLGVAVLAMPESPRWLVMRGRIDDARRVLLKTSDSPAEAEERLLDIKKVVGIPEGVSDADDVAAIVRANNKGSRGDGVWKELLINPSRPVRRMLMAGLGLMFIQQATGVDCVVMYSPRVFERAGIKSKTNSLGASMAVGACKTFFIPISTLLLDRIGRRPLLLASGGGMAIFLFTLATSLHMMDRRPEGEAAALGAVSIAAMLSFVASFASGLGPVAWVYCSEIYPLRLRAQAAAIGTGLNRIMSGATTMSFLSLSNAITIAGSFYLYACIMAAGWVFMYFFLPETMGKSLEDTAKLFGKEADDDDGVVVAAGRHESKKSSTELSPQQH
- the LOC117839641 gene encoding uncharacterized protein isoform X2 codes for the protein MREAFVASQAPIYMNQAPPHMSRPSIILKLILGLIWGIIHLAISLFNIWSLLIYNLECYIISSGLLRKYRYLHLDRLKYLAIVVDSKEAKNTVKIRQLLCWLSTMGVKYICLYDIEGVLKKSFEPAMKGSRDGKAGEYLGISASISHSGHKDLVIECVSGSDGKEGIAKAASLLCSTYLNGDTHGDGKKEPTFTEADMASALKAVGCGGPEPDLLLMYGPARCHLGFPAWRLRYTEIMHMGPLKSMKYGAIVKALYNFSKKYQNYGK
- the LOC117839641 gene encoding uncharacterized protein isoform X1, which encodes MDSKAMEAFVASQAPIYMNQAPPHMSRPSIILKLILGLIWGIIHLAISLFNIWSLLIYNLECYIISSGLLRKYRYLHLDRLKYLAIVVDSKEAKNTVKIRQLLCWLSTMGVKYICLYDIEGVLKKSFEPAMKGSRDGKAGEYLGISASISHSGHKDLVIECVSGSDGKEGIAKAASLLCSTYLNGDTHGDGKKEPTFTEADMASALKAVGCGGPEPDLLLMYGPARCHLGFPAWRLRYTEIMHMGPLKSMKYGAIVKALYNFSKKYQNYGK
- the LOC117839641 gene encoding uncharacterized protein isoform X3, with the protein product MNQAPPHMSRPSIILKLILGLIWGIIHLAISLFNIWSLLIYNLECYIISSGLLRKYRYLHLDRLKYLAIVVDSKEAKNTVKIRQLLCWLSTMGVKYICLYDIEGVLKKSFEPAMKGSRDGKAGEYLGISASISHSGHKDLVIECVSGSDGKEGIAKAASLLCSTYLNGDTHGDGKKEPTFTEADMASALKAVGCGGPEPDLLLMYGPARCHLGFPAWRLRYTEIMHMGPLKSMKYGAIVKALYNFSKKYQNYGK